Proteins from one Gallus gallus isolate bGalGal1 chromosome 15, bGalGal1.mat.broiler.GRCg7b, whole genome shotgun sequence genomic window:
- the ADAM20L gene encoding disintegrin and metalloproteinase domain-containing protein 20 (The RefSeq protein has 2 substitutions compared to this genomic sequence) has protein sequence MEMLAPGLASVRYLTSILKVMRWLQAPGTVLLLRLGAWVVLGALLLPEVGGHHPPPAYAVHEIIRPRKLVPAVGRSMQGEVSYIIRVEGENRIVRLTQTRGPVVNNLPLITYGPRGMRVVEQPHVPEGRHHLGYVEGSPSSMAALSTCAGLRGQLRIGNLSYGIEPVPGSLTFQHLLYRREKSWDKSSMCGLTDIVMRKQPSWMGAKKPLGKQGLDQRLQRTRYVEIFVVVDHQLFSFQGSNETSVMFLVIDTINLSEIHYYPLKTRICLIGLEIWTRGNLIRYSPDIEEVLSNFNDWGNRYLSHRMKYDVAHLFTYTDFELIVGLAYVGSICYPGYQSGLVSHIREDFVTFATIFTHELGHNLGMEHDRRECKCGNNKCYMTGGSIDGASAFSNCSIQSYLDLLSRGDGNCLNNIPEPNRLFYFKSCGNKVIDEGEQCDCGGLQHCRSNPCCFHNCRLKPGAVCSVGQCCQKCHFHPSGHKCRSEVDECDLPEYCNGTSEWCPEDLHMQDGTPCSDNGYCYRGKCVSHDKLCRKVFGDEARGAPESCFKEQNMKGDRFGNCGGDGNEVAFVECKPQNALCGRLQCVNVKKTAFLEKSETIIQTPGPEDWCWGTAHHASIDTPDIGGGTDGTKCGPKKICINKTCTDATVRTKCDAQVSCKGNGVCNNLEHCHCKAGWAPPDCKFHGLGGSVDSGPPPALMISIAEAVQDKAFGTAIGITVVVALVLVALLIAAIKYISAVIAIFSTSSSTEAPETPENEEQNMEEEEDDDDDDV, from the coding sequence ATGGAGATGCTGGCACCAGGGCTGGCCTCTGTGAGGTACCTCACCTCCATTTTGAAGGTGATGAGGTGGCTTCAGGCCCCCGGGACAGTGCTGCTCCTCAGGCTGGGGGCCTGGGTGGTGCTGGGGGCTCTTCTCCTCCCTGAGGTGGGCGGCCATCACCCGCCACCCGCTTATGCTGTCCATGAGATCATCCGGCCGAGGAAACTGGTCCCGGCGGTCGGCAGGTCGATGCAGGGAGAGGTGTCCTACATCATCAGGGTGGAGGGTGAAAACCGCATCGTCCGCCTCACGCAGACGCGAGGACTGGTGGTGAACAACCTCCCACTCATCACCTACGGCCCCCGCGGGATGAGGGTAGTGGAGCAGCCCCACGTCCCCGAGGGCTGCCACCACCTGGGTTATGTggagggcagccccagctccatgGCAGCGCTGAGCACCTGCGCGGGGCTGAGGGGACAGCTGAGGATTGGGAACCTGAGCTATGGCATCGAGCCTGTGCCGGGCTCCCTGACCTTCCAGCACCTTCTCTATAGACGGGAGAAGAGCTGGGACAAGTCCTCGATGTGTGGCTTGACTGACATAGTGATGCGAAAGCAACCGAGCTGGATGGGGGCAAAAAAGCCCTTAGGGAAGCAAGGCTTGGATCAGAGGCTGCAGCGTACCAGATACGTTGAGATATTTGTTGTGGTGGACCACcagctgttttccttccaaGGGAGCAATGAAACCTCTGTGATGTTTCTGGTGATAGATACGATCAATTTATCAGAAATACATTATTATCCTCTGAAGACCCGCATCTGCTTGATTGGGCTGGAGATCTGGACGCGTGGCAACCTCATCAGGTACAGCCCAGATATAGAAGAAGTTCTTAGCAATTTTAATGACTGGGGAAATAGGTATCTTTCCCATAGGATGAAATACGACGTTGCACATCTATTCACCTACACAGACTTTGAACTCATCGTTGGGCTGGCGTACGTAGGCAGCATCTGCTACCCTGGCTACCAGTCAGGTCTTGTATCCCACATACGAGAAGATTTTGTGACCTTTGCAACTATTTTTACGCATGAGCTGGGTCACAACCTGGGGATGGAGCACGATAGAAGGGAGTGTAAGTGTGGAAATAACAAGTGCTACATGACGGGAGGTTCGATCGACGGTGCCTCGGCTTTCAGCAACTGCAGCATTCAGAGCTATTTAGACCTGCTCAGCAGAGGGGACGGCAACTGCTTAAACAACATCCCCGAGCCCAACAGATTGTTCTATTTTAAGAGCTGTGGCAACAAAGTGATAGATGAGGGAGAGCAGTGTGACTGCGGGGGGTTGCAGCACTGCCGAAGCAATCCCTGCTGCTTCCATAACTGCAGGTTGAAGCCGGGGGCTGTCTGCTCTGTTGGGCAGTGCTGTCAGAAGTGCCACTTTCACCCTTCAGGGCACAAGTGCAGGTCAGAGGTAGATGAGTGTGACTTGCCTGAGTATTGCAACGGGACTTCCGAGTGGTGCCCAGAGGATTTGCACATGCAGGATGGGACGCCCTGCAGTGACAATGGTTACTGCTACCGTGGGAAATGCGTGTCCCATGACAAACTATGCCGAAAAGTCTTTGGGGATGAAGCTCGGGGTGCTCCAGAAAGCTGCTTCAAAGAGCAGAACATGAAAGGGGATAGATTTGGCAACTGTGGTGGCGATGGGAATGAAGTTGCTTTTGTGGAATGTAAGCCCCAAAATGCTCTGtgtggaaggctgcagtgtgtgAATGTAAAGAAGACAGCCTTCCTGGAGAAGTCTGAAACCATCATTCAGACACCAGGACCTGAGGATTGGTGCTGGGGCACAGCCCACCATGCTAGCATAGATACACCTGATATCGGAGGAGGAACTGACGGCACCAAATGTGGTCCAAAGAAGATCTGTATTAACAAGACATGCACAGATGCCACCGTCAGAACCAAGTGTGATGCACAGGTTTCGTGCAAGGGGAATGGGGTTTGCAACAACCTCGAGCACTGCCACTGCAAAGCTGGCTGGGCCCCCCCTGACTGCAAGTTCCATGGCCTCGGGGGGAGCGTGGACAGTGGCCCCCCACCAGCTCTCATGATCTCCATCGCAGAGGCTGTCCAAGATAAAGCTTTTGGAACTGCAATAGGAATCACTGTTGTCGTTGCCCTCGTTCTAGTTGCTCTCCTCATTGCTGCAATCAAATACATAAGTGCAGTAATTGCAATTTTCAGTACAAGTTCATCCACAGAGGCACCTGAGACTCCTGAAAATGAGGAGCAGAAtatggaggaagaagaagacGACGATGACGACGACGTTTAA
- the LOC100858347 gene encoding disintegrin and metalloproteinase domain-containing protein 9-like yields MIEQPRVLADCYYHGYVEGILDSTVTLTTCSGLRGLLQIGNLSYSIEPLAASSTFEHLLLQREAVVPGTVIYKTLQGGRRFPGRGTAPRQFQPWGRTRYLELMVVVDKEGFDTFGTSITNVTLEVIEIINLVDGLFSSVRLRVLLTVLEIWTEKNPISITKNITQVLHSFNRWRIQHGPAHIMHDVGCLFASLDFSRSTRALHVGGESNFASACNRQHSSAVVSFAKHTYIETAVHVAHELGYVLGMEHDDEHCRCGNASKCIMNPKSTVSYGFSNCSTKYYFDFITSGQGQCLNNIPSSIARFVPQRCGNGVLEDREECDCGTEEQCKSDPCCDNTCRKKEGAICTSGQCCKDCKPLPEGVVCRKSTNPCDLPEYCNGTSEHCPEDVAKQDGTRCAADGYCYSGKCRSRTLQCKDIFGEKAQAAPLQCFEELNTKGDRFGNCWGDGTATKFQKCKLENVLCGRVQCTNIRHLPQTEDHSTIIQTPVGDTWCWGTEYHVGLDTSDAGVIKDGTRCGEKKICINRTCVPEEKYLASRCSANTTCRGKGICNTKGNCHCNNGWAPPFCQYAGFGGSIDSGPTPVTRKGLFKSIVRITILTGTVLILAALAIEYIRKLITTRLLSRSAGRGQSRQGGPKKEESKSKPAES; encoded by the coding sequence ATGATCGAGCAGCCCCGTGTGCTGGCAGATTGCTATTACCACGGCTATGTGGAAGGCATCCTGGACTCCACGGTGACTCTGACCACCTGCTCTGGGCTCAGGGGACTGCTGCAGATTGGAAACTTGAGCTACAGCATCGAGCCCCTGGCAGCTTCCTCCACATTTGAGCACCTTCTCCTGCAGAGGGAGGCAGTGGTTCCTGGGACAGTGATCTACAAAACACTCCAAGGAGGCAGGCGATTTCCAGGTCGTGGGACAGCACCCAGGCAGTTCCAGCCATGGGGACGCACGCGGTACTTGGAACTCATGGTGGTGGTGGACAAGGAGGGGTTTGACACCTTCGGCACAAGTATAACAAATGTGACACTGGAGGTTATTGAAATAATCAATCTGGTGGATGGACTGTTTTCCTCTGTCCGCCTTCGTGTGTTATTAACAGTACTGGAGATTTGGACAGAGAAGAACCCTATCAGTATCACCAAAAACATAACTCAGGTCCTTCACAGCTTCAACCGCTGGCGGATTCAGCATGGCCCTGCACACATCATGCATGATGTGGGGTGTCTGTTTGCCTCGCTGGACTTCAGTCGCAGTACAAGAGCATTGCATGTGGGCGGTGAATCAAACTTTGCCAGTGCATGCAATAGACAGCACTCCTCTGCTGTTGTATCATTTGCAAAACACACTTACATTGAGACTGCTGTCCATGTCGCTCATGAGTTAGGATATGTCCTTGGCATGGAGCACGATGATGAACACTGCAGGTGTGGAAATGCCTCTAAATGCATCATGAACCCAAAGAGCACAGTGAGCTATGGATTCAGCAACTGCAGCACAAAGTACTACTTTGATTTTATAACATCAGGGCAAGGACAATGTCTGAATAACATCCCATCTTCTATAGCAAGATTCGTACCTCAGCGCTGTGGGAACGGTGTCCTGGAGGACAGGGAGGAGTGTGACTGTGGCACAGAAGAACAGTGTAAATCAGACCCTTGTTGTGACAATACCTGTCGAAAGAAAGAAGGAGCCATTTGCACTTCTGGACAGTGCTGCAAGGATTGCAAGCCTCTTCCAGAAGGAGTAGTGTGCAGGAAGAGCACCAATCCATGCGACCTGCCCGAGTACTGCAATGGGACATCTGAGCATTGCCCAGAGGATGTGGCCAAGCAGGACGGAACCAGGTGTGCTGCAGATGGATACTGCTATTCAGGCAAATGCAGATCTCGCACGTTACAGTGCAAGGACATCTTTGGTGAGAAAGCACAAGCTGCTCCACTACAATGTTTTGAGGAGCTGAACACAAAAGGGGATCGCTTTGGCAACTGCTGGGGAGATGGCACAGCTACcaaatttcagaaatgtaagtTAGAAAATGTCCTTTGCGGGAGGGTGCAGTGCACTAATATTAGACATCTGCCTCAGACAGAAGATCACTCAACCATCATCCAAACCCCAGTGGGCGATACCTGGTGCTGGGGCACAGAGTACCACGTGGGCCTGGACACTTCAGATGCTGGGGTCATCAAGGATGGCACGCGGTGCGGAGAGAAGAAGATCTGCATCAATCGGACGTGTGTCCCTGAGGAGAAGTACCTGGCATCTCGCTGCTCTGCCAACACaacctgcagaggaaaaggcatTTGCAACACTAAAGGAAACTGTCACTGTAACAACGGTTGGGCACCTCCCTTCTGCCAGTATGCTGGTTTTGGGGGAAGCATCGACAGCGGGCCTACCCCAGTCACAAGAAAAGGGCTTTTTAAGTCCATCGTCAGGATTACCATACTGACTGGCACTGTTCTGATACTTGCAGCACTTGCCATCGAATACATCAGAAAGCTTATAACAACCCGACTGTTGAGCAGATCTGCTGGACGGGGCCAGTCCAGACAAGGGGGTcctaagaaagaagaaagcaaatccAAACCAGCTGAGAGTTAA